The following nucleotide sequence is from Caldibacillus debilis DSM 16016.
ATTCGGGCCGTAATGAATGAAAAAGCGGAAACGAAGACCGTCGCCTCCGCGCGGTGGGATGTCCCGGAGGAGTTTTTTCTGGAAAAATGGGTGAATAAACTGAACGGTTTAGAAATCGGGCCGAAAGAAAAATTTTCCTTTAACGAGAACCTCATGAAAAAGGTCCCCGCGGCGAACGCGAAAGAAGGAAGCTATTTGGCTACGATGATGTACGCCCTGTTTTTAGAGACCAATGTGGAAATCCTGGAAAGGCATCCCCACCGGACATTCCCCGATTATGCGGAACCGGGGATCGACGCCTATGTGGACGAATCATTGCAAAAAGATTTCATCGTCTATAATCCCAATGATTTTTCCTATACCTTACGGGCGGAGCTTTCGGGACCGAAGCTGACCTTGTCCCTTCTTTCCGTCGAGCAGCCGGCGGTTTACGAATGGGAAACGGAGAAGGAGGTTTTGCCGTTCCGGACCGTTTACCGCTACAGCAAGGATCTGCATCCGGGGGAGGAAATCACGGTTCAGAAGGGGCAAAACGGGGCCCGGATCATCGTCAACCGCCTGTGGAAAACGCCCGACGGGGAAACGCTCAAAACCGAGCGGATCAGCCGGGATTATTATCCCCCCGTGCCGGAAATTATCTTGCGTCCGGCTTCGGACCTGAACGAAACAAGCGGTGAGGAGGCCGAACCGGCCGGCGAACCGCAGGGGAACGGCGGACCGGAAGGAAATCAGGCGCCCGAAGCGGAAGGAACCGGCGGTGAAACGGGGACGAGCGCCCCGGAGGGAAATGAAACGGCGGACCAAGCCCCGGACGGCAAGACCGGCGATGCGGCCGGAGAGGAGCCTTTGTATGAGGATCCAAACTATGTGAAATAAAAGGCGGACGGCCGGAACGCCGGCATCCGCCGGCTTAAAGACGCGAATGATGCCAATGGAAACGCGGTGAAACCGATGTTGAGAAAACGTTTGGGCGATCTGTTGATCGAAGCGGGACTGATCACGGAAGAACAATTGAATCACGCCTTGAAGAACAAATCTCCCGATGAAAAGCTGGGCGACGCCCTCCTCCGCGAGGGGTTCATTACGGAACAGCAGCTGATCGAGGTACTGGAATTCCAGCTGGGCATTCCCCATATCAATGTCAGCCAGTTTCCCATCGATCAGGATCTCATCCAGCTCGTCCCGAAGGAATTGGCCAAGCGGCACAACGCCCTGCCGATCCGGAAGGAAAGGAACAAGCTGTTCGTCGCCATGTCCGATCCGCTGGATTATTTTGCCATCGAGGAGTTGCGGATGGCCACCGGCTGCCAAATTGAACCCGGGATCGCGGCGAAAGACGAGCTGTTCCGCGCGATTACCAAGTATTACGATCTCCAGGAATCGATGGAAGAAGCGATCAATGATCTGACGCCGGAGGAGAATTTGGATGAAGTCCGGATTACCGATGAAGATTCCCCGGTGGTCCGGCTCGTCAACCAAATCATTGCCAACGCCGTCGCCCAACGGGCGAGCGACATCCACTTGGACCCGCAGGAGACGGAAGTGCGGGTCCGCTACCGGGTGGACGGGATGGTCCGTTTGGAGCGGACGCTGCCGAAGCATCTGCAAAATATGATCACCGCCCGGATCAAGATCATGGCCGATCTGAACATTACCGAAAACCGGATCCCCCAGGACGGGAGGATCAAGACGACCGTCAACTTCAAGCCGATCGACATCCGGGTCTCGACGCTGCCGACGATATACGGCGAAAAGGTGGTCATGCGCATCCTCGACTTGAGCAGCGCCTTGAACCGGCTCGATAAATTGGGTTTCGCCCCGGAAAATTTGGCCCTTTTCCGGAAAATGATCGAAAGGCCGAACGGCATCGTGCTCATCACCGGGCCGACCGGATCGGGAAAGTCTTCCACCCTGTACGCGGCACTCAACCATCTGAACCGGGAAGAAGTGAACATCATCACGATCGAAGATCCGGTGGAATACCAATTGGATGGCATCAATCAAATGCAGGTCAACGAAGACATCGGCTTGACCTTCGCCAGCGGCCTGCGTTCGATCCTGCGCCAGGACCCGGACATTATCATGATCGGGGAAATCCGCGACGTGGAAACGGCGCAAATCTCCATCCGCGCCTCCTTGACCGGCCACCTCGTCCTGAGCACGCTGCATACGAACAGCGCGATCGCCACCATCACCCGCTTGAATGATATGGGGATCGAGCCCTTCTTGGTCGCCGCCTCCTTGGCCGGGGTGGTCAGCCAGAGGCTGGTCCGGAAGGTGTGCCGGGACTGCGGGGAAACGGTCGAGGCGACGGAACGGGAAAGGCGGATCTTTTCCGAAAGAGGGATCGAAATTGAGCGGATCAGGCGGGGAAAAGGCTGCCCGAGCTGCAACATGACCGGATACCGGGGACGGATCGCCATCCATGAGCTGCTTTACGTGGATGAGGAAATCCGGAAGTTCATTTTGCGGGAGGCCGATTCGGCGGAAATCCGCCAATATTTGCGGGAGAAGGGCATGAAGTTCCTGATCGACGACGGATTGATGAAGGTGAAGGAAGGCTTGACGACGACGGAAGAAGTCCTGCGGACGGTAACGATCGAATAGGAGCGGAACATCATGGCGTACCATATCTTGGATTTGCTGAGAAAGGCTTATGAGGAAAAAGCGTCGGATCTTCATCTGACCGTCGGTTCGCGGCCGATCCTCCGCGTCCACGGCCAATTGCGGGCCTTCGGGACCGAAGCCCTGACCCCTTTCGATACGGAGGAAATGGCGCGGCGTTTGGTTCCCGACGACCGGTGGGAAACCTTTCTGACCGAGCGGGAGATGGATTTGAATTTTCAGCTGGATGATGCGTGCCGCTTTCGGATCAATGTGTTCCATCAGCAAAATTACATCAGCCTCGCGATCCGGATGATCCCGACAAAGATCCCCACTTTGGAACAGTTGAACATGCCGCCGGTCATCGAAAAATTGTTGGTCAAACCCCAAGGGCTGATTTTGGTGACGGGACCGACCGGGTCGGGAAAATCGACGACTTTGGCGGCGATGATCGATTACATAAACGGGCGTTTTGCCAAACATATCATCACCCTGGAAGACCCGATCGAATATGTCCACGAACATAAGCGTTCGATCATCAACCAACGGGAGGTCGGCAAGGATACGAAAAACTTTGCCAGCGGGCTCCGGGCCGCCCTCCGCCAGGATCCCG
It contains:
- a CDS encoding type IV pilus twitching motility protein PilT — translated: MAYHILDLLRKAYEEKASDLHLTVGSRPILRVHGQLRAFGTEALTPFDTEEMARRLVPDDRWETFLTEREMDLNFQLDDACRFRINVFHQQNYISLAIRMIPTKIPTLEQLNMPPVIEKLLVKPQGLILVTGPTGSGKSTTLAAMIDYINGRFAKHIITLEDPIEYVHEHKRSIINQREVGKDTKNFASGLRAALRQDPDVILVGEMRDLETIATAVTAAETGHLVLATLHTVSAAQTIDRIIDVFPPHQQGQIRLQLASVLQGVISQRLLPKRGLDGRIAATEILVNYPSVANLIRNGKTHQIPNILQTGKALGMHTLEMSVQSLLSKGEISEETAKVYIGAGE
- a CDS encoding G5 domain-containing protein, translating into MKWRKRFGVIILALFLLTAGTALAKSVSAAGKIPAGSTVGGVEVGGMDLSEAQRLLAEKAAEWKREGRLVVSFSGDDLVIPNENVVFDIRQTMENVKQRIERPWYKFFGKGEEFHIPFVVEIQMEKEELAGWPPAVDAEKTLALAEEQAGVLGDKTIRAVMNEKAETKTVASARWDVPEEFFLEKWVNKLNGLEIGPKEKFSFNENLMKKVPAANAKEGSYLATMMYALFLETNVEILERHPHRTFPDYAEPGIDAYVDESLQKDFIVYNPNDFSYTLRAELSGPKLTLSLLSVEQPAVYEWETEKEVLPFRTVYRYSKDLHPGEEITVQKGQNGARIIVNRLWKTPDGETLKTERISRDYYPPVPEIILRPASDLNETSGEEAEPAGEPQGNGGPEGNQAPEAEGTGGETGTSAPEGNETADQAPDGKTGDAAGEEPLYEDPNYVK
- a CDS encoding GspE/PulE family protein; this encodes MLRKRLGDLLIEAGLITEEQLNHALKNKSPDEKLGDALLREGFITEQQLIEVLEFQLGIPHINVSQFPIDQDLIQLVPKELAKRHNALPIRKERNKLFVAMSDPLDYFAIEELRMATGCQIEPGIAAKDELFRAITKYYDLQESMEEAINDLTPEENLDEVRITDEDSPVVRLVNQIIANAVAQRASDIHLDPQETEVRVRYRVDGMVRLERTLPKHLQNMITARIKIMADLNITENRIPQDGRIKTTVNFKPIDIRVSTLPTIYGEKVVMRILDLSSALNRLDKLGFAPENLALFRKMIERPNGIVLITGPTGSGKSSTLYAALNHLNREEVNIITIEDPVEYQLDGINQMQVNEDIGLTFASGLRSILRQDPDIIMIGEIRDVETAQISIRASLTGHLVLSTLHTNSAIATITRLNDMGIEPFLVAASLAGVVSQRLVRKVCRDCGETVEATERERRIFSERGIEIERIRRGKGCPSCNMTGYRGRIAIHELLYVDEEIRKFILREADSAEIRQYLREKGMKFLIDDGLMKVKEGLTTTEEVLRTVTIE